The nucleotide window CCATCTTTCTTATTGTTCTTAGTTTTATATCGAATAtcataatatcaaaattttcgttaaaaaaagaagaagatgaatgaTCTTTTCTCAGGATCGTTCTCTCGTTATGGAGAGAACGATCATGATCAAGATTCTCATGGAATTGAAATGGGAGACACCGGTGGTGTCAACCTAGACAAGTTTTTCGAAGACGTAGAAGCTATTAAAGACGAGCTGAAAAACCTCGAAAAAATCTATGCTCAGCTTCAGAGCTCTAATGAAAAGAGTAAGACCCTTCACAACGCGAAAGCTGTGAAGGATCTTAGGTCCAAAATGGATGATGATGTTTCCATGGCCTTGAAAAAGGCCAAGTTTATTAAAGTTCGTTTGGAAGCGTTGGATAGATCCAACGCTTCCAATAGGAGCCTCCCCGAGTGTGGCCCGGGGAGCTCCTCTGATAGGACGAGGACGTCTATTGTGAATGGATTGAGGAAGAAACTTCATGAATCTATGAATCAGTTTAATGAGCTGAGACAAAAGATGGCGTCGGAATATAGAGAAACGGTTCAAAGAAGGTATTATACTGTTACTGGAGAAAATCCTGATGAAGCAGTTCTTGATACACTCATATCTACAGGTAAATTTTACTCCCTTGTCTCATTGTATATTCGAATTCACACGGAAAATTAGATAGTCTAAACCTCGAAAACTAGATGGAGGGAGTACAAATTTAAAGGGCACGATTGTGGTGGGGTGGTAAGTATTCCTCCATCTCAGACAAGAAATTTAGTTAAGGGTATGCAAGATTTAAGTTTTGATCTATTTACTTAGTATTAGTTTTTATATGCACAGTCTAATTCTCCGACAAGAAGATCCTCCATCGTATGTAATTCCatccttaatcagaggtcttgaaatcaaacttaggGGAATAGAGTCGTCTTTAGTATGGAGTGGTTTACCTCTTGATGTAAATTCGGATTAATCAAGCTCCAAAACGAATATCTGACATCGTTTAGGTCCAAAGAGAAACTCATCCAAATTTCCAAATGACATATCAAACAatacttatttcatgtgtcttagACCGAATAGGTTGATGGATCGTTCATCGTTACGAGTCATAACAGAACAAACAACTTGTTTTTGTCTCCCACAGGTCAAAGTGAGACATTCTTACAAAAGGCAATACAAGAACAAGGAAGAGGACAAGTGATGGACACAATAATGGAGATTCAAGAAAGGCATGAAGCTGTGAAGGAAATAGAGAGGAATTTGAAAGAACTTCATCAAGTTTTCTTGGACATGGCTGTTTTAGTGGAATCTCAAGGTGAACAACTTGATGATATTGAGAGCCAAGTGAATAGGGCTAATTCATATGTTAGAGGAGGTGCTCAACAATTACAAGTGGCAAGAAAACACCAAAAGAATACAAGAAAATGGACTTGTTTTGCTATTATTCTTTTGCTTATCATCATCTTGATAGTGGTTCTTTCTATTCAGCCATGGAAGAAATGAGATGGTCAAAGGTCATTGGTTTAGTTGTGGATGGACCTccccctttttttcttttttctttttttaatattctatattttatagtttattattCTATATTGTGTATTTTgggatatattttttatgtgggGAGAAGTAAGTTGGATGGGGGTCCAAGTGTTATTCTACattggattattattatttttgtaattattgaTGTATTTAGAGTATATTCTTTTTGTGTTGTGGCATAGGTATTTGTTTGGTTATTTTCATTTAAGATTAAGttgttctttttcttgtttatgttgagttttttttctaaattgatgTTTCTTGACATTTTGGTTTAATGGTCTAAAGTTCAGTTCTTTCTTGGCTTCTTCACTCCTGTTGTTTTCACTTTCCGTTTTTTGAACTGCTTTGTAATGCTTTTACTTGAGCCAAGGGTAATCGAAAACAACCTCTTCTCCCTCCCAAAGTAGGGGCTATGTtactcggactcttcaaaaatgtcagggcgcgtgtcggattctccaaaagtaaTCCGACAAGgtgcggcatcaaaagtgaagagtccgtgCAACTTagggtaggggtaaggtctgcatacacactagcctccctagaccccactttgtacgattacactggatatgttAGTAGGTTTAAAGTTTAGTTCTCACAAATCAAACTTTCGACTATTTGTCTAAAATTTTGTTCTAGTTCAAACTTCTGACCTGTACTTTGAAGTTTAGTTCTAATAGTTCATAACTTTTGACCACTAAGCTAAAGTTTAGTTCtagtaaatttaaatttcagaCCACTGGTCTAAACTTAATTGTGTTAATTCAAACTTCACCAATAATCTGAAGTTTGAACTACTAGAAATTTAATAATACAAAGTGAGcagaaaaatacaaaatgagCATATGGTAAAGGGAGGAACAAGTAGTAGAATATATGAGCATTTTACAAAGAGTTATCTCTATTGATTCTAGTGATGAGTTGTATTACAATCAAAATACAATATGCATTTTAGAAAATGTATAGGCAATGTAGTAACACAGCTTACCTGCATCAAAGTTACATAAGCTGGAAAAAGCATGTCTCCGTCGAATATAAAACTCTACATATCTCCAAATTGTCGATGCTGCTATGAATCTCGATGATCTTATGAGCCAAGACTAGAGAGTATTTCACTGTTCTCAGAATCACTTGTTTCGACTACTGGTGGAGAAGATACTGGATCTTTCTGCCCAGCTATATTTAGTCGCAATGGCCGTCCTTCAAGATCCTAATTGCATTATAAGAAACTGTGAGAAACAAGAAATATGTCAAATTGTCCTTAAGATACTTCATCACTACGTATCCTTACCACTTCATTCATGGTATCGAGTGCATTGTTCATTGCTTCAGCTGAAGAAAATGTAATAAAACCAAAACCTCGAGATCTTCCCGAGGCCCTGTCATAGATGACTTTTGCACTCAAGAATCCTGGCTGGTCAGCAAAAGCGTCTTTCAGACCTTGAGAAGTGAGGTTCCAGCTAAGATTCGCAACGTATAGTTTGTGAGGGCTATCTACAAAACCTTGATAGGTGCTTCTTATCTTTGCACTCATTACTTCCCTTTCACCTCCTCTTGGAACCTCGGGGAAGTTCACCTTGACTGTACGACCTCCAACTTGCTGTTAAACATTATTTAGATGAGCAATGAATGGCCATTGAGACCAAACTAAACGCTAATTGAGACAGAGGACGTCAGTCCAAGATAGGTAACTAAAACGAAATCTTAATACCATTGCGGTTTCTTATTAGGACAATGACATCAGTTCAAGATTAGGTAACTAACACCAAATCTGAATCATATT belongs to Solanum stenotomum isolate F172 chromosome 1, ASM1918654v1, whole genome shotgun sequence and includes:
- the LOC125876417 gene encoding syntaxin-121-like, whose translation is MNDLFSGSFSRYGENDHDQDSHGIEMGDTGGVNLDKFFEDVEAIKDELKNLEKIYAQLQSSNEKSKTLHNAKAVKDLRSKMDDDVSMALKKAKFIKVRLEALDRSNASNRSLPECGPGSSSDRTRTSIVNGLRKKLHESMNQFNELRQKMASEYRETVQRRYYTVTGENPDEAVLDTLISTGQSETFLQKAIQEQGRGQVMDTIMEIQERHEAVKEIERNLKELHQVFLDMAVLVESQGEQLDDIESQVNRANSYVRGGAQQLQVARKHQKNTRKWTCFAIILLLIIILIVVLSIQPWKK